The genomic segment TTCGTAAATCAGCAACGCTGTTACCACCATAAAACACAACACGATCGGCAGTGCGCGTTCCAATAGCACCAGTGTCGCGCTATCGGATAACTGCCACGCCGTAAAACCCCATTCGCGCGCCAACATCAACAGATTGATCGTCAGAAAAATAATCCCTGTCCATACAATGCCAGAGCGCGCACCGGCCATCGGAAAAACAAACACCGGCACCACAATCCACAACGCCATGAACGGTGATTCTCCGTAGCCGCCACTGATCAAAATACCCACCAATACCGCCACATAAATAGCGAATACGGCGATATTGCCCGCGAGCACTAAAGAGTGTCGCCAACGAAACGCTAACAGCGCTAATACATAAAAAACTGTCGATGCCAACACCACACCCATGCCGGCACGCATGCCAAGAGAGGACAAACTGGTCAATAGCAAAGCCGCACCACTTAACGCGCAAACACCCAAATTGATCAAAATAATGCTAATTAAAATATAGGCGCGAGTACGCTGCACTTTATCGGTGCGCACCGCCAATGGAACGAACTTATCCAACAATCTCAGCACAGGAGCAAAACCGTTCTCTGCTGGACGCATAATCATTACTCCAAAGGAATACCGTGCATCTGTGCGTACAACAAACTCAGCACACTCATACCAACGACGATTACCGTCAAAATCAATAACAATATCCAAGGGCGGAACGGCTTGCGCTCAAACTGGTGTATCGGTGAATTGAGGTACTCCGCCACACGCGCCATGTCTTCGTCTGACAACTTCTTCTTGGGCGCCTCTTCCACCGTAGTGTCTTGTTTTGTATCGCTCATACCTTTACCGCTTACCTAGGTCTCACTCTTGTGAACCAAGCTACTGTGCAGATAGGGGCAAGTCAATGCAGCGCGATCAAGGTT from the Pseudomonadales bacterium genome contains:
- a CDS encoding GGDEF domain-containing protein, producing MRPAENGFAPVLRLLDKFVPLAVRTDKVQRTRAYILISIILINLGVCALSGAALLLTSLSSLGMRAGMGVVLASTVFYVLALLAFRWRHSLVLAGNIAVFAIYVAVLVGILISGGYGESPFMALWIVVPVFVFPMAGARSGIVWTGIIFLTINLLMLAREWGFTAWQLSDSATLVLLERALPIVLCFMVVTALLIYERVNHTLYQWLQEERIRFAFKASHDSLTDLPNREEFYTRLDTALRESTQKKSLFALVYIDLDNFKPINDQYGHYAGDRVLKVTGQRLREVLRNTDIASRIGGDEFALILNGIQKRSDIDLALNKMLHTLAIPIDIGGQDVVVQASAGVAIFPQDSRDLTALCRLADSAMYLAKEKRNSYCYHSPLNV
- a CDS encoding DUF3094 family protein, with the translated sequence MSDTKQDTTVEEAPKKKLSDEDMARVAEYLNSPIHQFERKPFRPWILLLILTVIVVGMSVLSLLYAQMHGIPLE